In Tumebacillus amylolyticus, the genomic stretch ACGTCTTCGTCCGTGCTGCCGTCGATCTTCCACGCACAAACTCGCGGACAATCGCGGGGGAAAAAGTAGATCGGGGCCCGTGCCTCGTCAATCGCCCACACGGCCGGCGGTTTGCCGGGATGAGACGGGTGCAAACGGGGTTCAAACCGGGCAATCTCCGCTTCTTCGCTGAAATGGTACAGCATCCACAACCCTCCTGACTTGCAATCTGAGGGGGCTATTATAGCATGAGTTTGGGAAATTACTCCATGCGAAAAAACGACCTAGCCCGAGTCTGACATTGACCAAGCCTTTAACTGGTTGATAAACGACCATAGAGCCAAATTTCAATAGTCTTTCTCGACTAGTATTTATTGTCTGGATTTACTAATTATCCTATAATAAAAAGGGTACAGAGACCTAGTAAGGTCCTCTTACGAAAGTCCTAAACAAACTTTGCTATTGTAGACGCATGTCGTGCAATTTTAGAAGGTTTTGCTTAGACAGAGCAATGGGGGAGTGAAACACAAGGCATGTCCGTTTTACGACAACGAACGAGTCAACGAACCAAGAAACTGCTGATCGCCGGGGGCATAGGGGCCTTGGGCATGGCGGTCTTATCATCCGGGGTGTTTGTTTCCGTGATGATTCACAACAGCAACGTCAGCAAGGAACGAGACGCCGAGTACCAGAAGCAGATCGAAGAGAGCCAACAACTTCTGGAAAAAGAAAAGCAAACCAAGAAAAAAGTCTACGTCGCCGGCAAGGATCTCGAAGTCGGTACTTCCATCAACGCGGGCGATCTCATCGCCGTGGATGTCCCGAACGACGCGGTACCTGAAGACACCATCACGGAGAGCAACGGAGCGGCGGGGAAGTATTCCAAGATCACGATCAAGAAAAACACCCCCCTCACCAAAGCGATGCTCTACGAAGAAGGCGTCACCCCCGACGACATTCGCTCGCAGGAGTTCCGACTCATCCAACTGCCGAGCGACCTCAAACAAAACCAATTTCTCGACGTGCGGATCAAGTTCCCAACCGGTCAGGACTATATCGTTCTCTCCAAGAAAAAAGTCAAAAACCTCCTCGAAGGCACGATTTGGTTCGACATGGACGAACGGGAGATTCAGACGTTCTCGTCGGCCATCGTCGACGCGTTCCAAAACGGCGCGACCATCTACGGCCTTTCCTATGTAGATCCGTATGTCCAAAACCGCTCGATGGTGGACTATCCGGTCAACGCGATGGTGCGCACCCGCATCCAAGCCGACCCGAACATCCTGTCCATCGCCAAGAGTCGTCTCGAAGAAACGGCCCGCTTGAACTTGGAAGCCAACTTGAAAGTCCAAGGCGGTGCCGGAGCAGCGCTTACGGCGATCAACTTCAACGCTCCGTCGCCGAATTCGAGCCTCTATCCGGGCGCGGGAAGTGCTTCGAAACCGAGCGGCGGTTCCGGCGCGACTTCACCGAGCACAGGTTCGGGCAACTCCGCGAACAACTCGCAGAACGCGAACAAACCTGCCGTCGCAGCACCGGGCAGCACCTTGCAGAACCAATCGGGAGACGCGCAGAAGTCTATTTTTGAAAACAATGTCGACCACGTTGTGTCGCCGTAGGGAGGAGGCCCTGAGATCATGAAAAAAATGCTGTTTGCAGGCGCCTGTGACAAAAGCGACCTCCTGCTGTACATCGGCAAAGTGCTCGCATTGGCCGACCAAAAAGTCCTGATCGTCGACGCCACCCGCGAGCATCTCTACCAATACTCCGTGCCGAACATCGACCGGGAGTACCACGTCACCGAATTCGAGGGTTTCGACGTGGCGAACGGGTTCACTTCCTATGAAAGCTTGCAAACCTACATGGATGCCGAGCAAGAAAAACTCGACGCCTACGATTGCTTGCTGATCGACACCGACCGCCCCGATGCGGTGGCCACGTGGGGCGAGATTGAGCATTACGCGCTGGTCACCACGTATGAAAAACGCACCGTGCGCGCCAATCAGGATCTGATCGAAGGAATTTTCTCCGCACGGCGCGACGAGAGCGAAGTGCTTTTTCAAAAAGTGATCTTGCGCGAAGTCGATTGCCAGATTAACGAGGAGTACGTCGAGTCGACGATTTCGGAATACCCGATCCAATGGTCTGATCCGTCGTATCCGGTGTTCTTCGACGACGTGGACTTTGCGGTGAAGATCGAGAACCAATTCAACGAACGCTTGGCGATGAAGCGTCTCTCCAAACCGTTCAAGCAAGGGATTCAAGACCTCGCCCTGCTCATCTCCGGTCTGCCGGACTCCGACATCAAGAAAGCGCTCAAACAGGCAGAGAGGAGCAAGTAAGTCATGGGACAAGTCGCATTCTGGGGCAACGCGCACGGGCAAGTCGCCACGACCGCCAACGTCGTCGCCTCCGCCACGATTATCGGCCTCGAATACGCCCTGCGCACGCTGGTTGCCCACACGCATTGGTCGCGCTCCACGTTGGAGTCGGCGTTTCTCAAGTATTTCACCGGACGTGAAGACTCGTTGATCACGTTCAACGACACCGGTCTCGACGCGCTGGAACGTCTCGCACGCAGCGGCCGTCTGACGCCGGAGATCATCCAAGACTACACCAACCCGATTCTCAAGGACCGTCTCGACCTGCTGACCGGGACGACCAAGCCGGATGAAGCGATGTTCGAATCGATTCACGAGGTCATCCAAGGGATTTTTTACGCGGCGAAGCAATTCTACAACTTGACGTTGCTCGACTTGAACTCGGGGCAGCAGAACCAGCTCTCGATGACGATGCTCCAAGGCTCCGACCTGATCGTCGTCAACCTCAACCAGAACATCAACTTGCTGGAGCGCTTTTTCTCCAAGGAGGACTGGCCGGAGATTCTCAACGAGAAACCGTTCATCGTCGTGCTCGGTTCCTACGATCCGCAGTCGAAGTATTCCGCCCAGAACATTGCTCGCCGCTTCCGGTACAAAGACCCGATCTACACCGTTCCGTACTGCACCGATTTTCTCGATGCGCTCAACGACCGCAAAGTCCTCGACTTTTTCCTGCGCAACCGCAGTGTGACCAAGCTCCACGACAACTACTTCTTCATGCAGGAGATTCGCCGCCTCGCGCGCGCAATCGTCGACCATCTCGGTCTCAACTTGGAGATGGACGCGTGAGGAGGGGGAACTGATGTCGTACTTTTGGATCAACCTCCTGCTGATCATCGCGGTGTTGCTGTTGGTCGGGGTGTTCGTTTTCTTCAAACTGACAGACAAAAAAGACCTGCCCGATAAAAAAGTCACCGACGAGCGCAAGTACAACCTCGACGCGCTGACCGAGTACGTCAAACGAACCCTGCACGAGATGACGAACTCCAACCTCTACGACTTGGGCCTCTCCGCCGAAGAGTTCCGCCGCCGCAAGAACAAGCGCGCCGAACTGAAAAAAGCCCTCAAGGGCTGCACCAGCGGAGACATCAACGACAAGAACTACGTGAAGTTTTTCATCTTCGATCTGCTTCTCAAAACCTACGGCCTCAACGACCTCAACATCAACCTCGTGATTCCGTTTGAAGACCGTCAGCGCTTGAGCCCGCAGGACAAGTTCGAGATCTTGCTCTACCATTTCAAGAAAAAGCACGGCTACAACGCGCTCGCCGAGCTGATCAAAAAGTACGACCTCGACTCCACCAAGCATGTGATCGAAGAGGGCAAGACCCCGTCGTACATCATCACCGCGCAAGAGATCGAGCTCATTTTCAAAAAAGAAGTCCGTCGTCTGCTGTTCGAAGACAAGTTGCACATCATCGTCCAACGCATCTACCAGACCTACAAAGGCTTCTCCGTCATCGACGAGATTCGCGACATGAACATCGACGGCATCTCCGGCGGGGTTTCCGGTCTGCCGGCCTCGTTCATCCAGCAAACGGGCGAGTTTGAACTGTACGCCAAACAGATGAAGAAACCGGTCCCGAAGTCGCACGACTCGATCTGGCTGTTCTACCGCGGGAAGTCGATTCACCTGCAATGCATCTCGTTTGGCTCGGAGCTTGAACTCAAGCGCGTCTGCCAGAACATCTACAAGTACAACAACCCCGGCCAACTCTCCGAATCGAACGGGTTCAAAGTCAACGAGATGAAGGACGGCTCTCGCGTCGTCGTCGTCCGTCCGAACTTTGCCGAGTCGTGGGCGTTTTTCGTCCGGAAGTTCGATGTGCCGAACGCCTCGCTGGAACAACTGATCCGCGATCCGGGGGCAGAGCTCCCGATTACGCTGATTCAGTATCTGGTCAAGGGCTGTCGGATCACATCGGTCACCGGGTCGCAAGGCTCGGGAAAAACCACGCTGCTGATGGCGATGGTGCGTTACATCAACGCCGCGTTCAACATCCGCGTGCAAGAGATGGCGTTCGAGTTGCATCTGCGAAAAATCTACCACGACCGCAACATCCTCTCGTTCCGCGAAACCGACACGATTTCCGGACAAGCGGGTCTCGACGTGCAGAAGAAAACGGACGGGACCGTCAACATCCTCGGGGAAGTTGCGACCGACCCGGTTGCCGCGTGGATGATTCAGATGTCGCAGGTGGCGTCGCTTTTCACCCTCTTCACGCACCATGCCAAGACGTTCCGCGACCTCGTGTTCTCCCTGCGCAACTCGTTGCTCAAAACGGGGATGTTCAACAACGAGACGATCGCCGAACAGCAGGTCATCTCCGTCATCAACTTCGACATTCATTTGAAGCGGGACTTTGATGGGAAGCGCTACATCGAGCGGATCACCGAGTGCGTGCCGCTCGACTATCAACATCTGCCCTACCCCGAAGATTTCAAAGCGGCGAACACGCTGGAGGAAAAACTCGACCGCTTCATGAGCACGGCGACCGAGTACTTCAAGCGCACGACAGACCGCCAATGGTTCGAGTCGCGCAACCTCGTCGAATTCCGCAACGGGGAGTATGTCGCCGTCCATCCGCTTTCCGACCGCAACTTGCACGAGATGTGCGAGCACATGTCGGCCGAGGACGAGCAGGCGTTCCGCGACTTCCTCCAAGCGAATTGGGGGGCGACGCCTCTTGAATCTTAATCTCATCCTCTATACGGTCATCGGCGTTTCACTCGGCCTCTTTTTCCTTCTCTTGATCGCGTTTCAGATCATACGCCGACGTCAGGGTTCGAACTCTTCGTTTCAAGTGCAGAAGGGTTACTCCGACCTGATTGAACCGAATCAAAAAACCACGCGGCAACGCCTGGTGAACTTTTTCCAAAAATCGTACGTGTTGTTCTCCCGCACGCCGCTTCTGGAAAGCTACACGGCGAAGATTCGCAAGCGTCTGTCCACGATTCACTCCTACGATGAATTCACGATGCGCAAGGAGACGATGAAGATCGCCTACTTGACGCTCGGGATTCTGTTCGTGGCGGTGGTTCTGCTGGTGTTGGTCAACCGCGACCCGACGTTCCTCGCGATGGTCGTCGTGGCGGTGGTCGTCATCAACGGGATGTTGATCGACACGTTCGTCGGGCGGGTCGAGGACCGCTTGCTGAAGCAACTCTCTCATCTCATGACCGACGTGCGGCATTACTACCACCAGCACGGCATGGTCGAGGAAGCGATTTACGAAGCGGGGCAGGTCTCCAAGTACGAAGCGCAACTGCATGCCGAGCGCATCTACGAGGTCTTGACCGCCAACGACCCGCAGGACGAGTTGGAGAACTACTACGAAGTCGCGCCGACTCGCTTTTTGAAAGGATTCGCCGGCATCTCGTTTCTCGTCAAAGAGTACGGGGACAAGACGATCAACAACGGCTCGATGTACTTGAACGGGTTGAGCCGTCTCACGCAGGAGATCAACTTGGAAATTCTGCGTCGGGACCGTCTGCGCTACCTGTTCAGCGGGCTGACGATCATCTCGCTGGCCCCGATCTTTTTTACCAAACCGATTGAAATCTGGGCGCGGGGACACTTCCCGTCGATGGATGATTTTTATACGGGTAAGATCGGGTTTTTCACCAAGATGATTATCTTTGCGGTGATTTTGATCTCCTACGTCCTCCTGCGCAAGATGCAGGAGAACGACGAGGGCAAGTACGCCGCCAAAGCCACCCGCACCAAATGGGAGAAAAAAGTCTACGAACTCCCCGCCGTCGCGTGGATCGTAGACCGCATGGTGCCGGGTCAGCACACCAAGCAGCATTTCAAACTCACGCGGCTGTTGAAAGACACGTCCTCTCCGCTGACGATCGAATGGTTGTACTTGCAACGAATCTTGCTGTGCCTCGCGACGTTCGTGGTCTTGATCTCGACGACGCTGTACATGCACCATGTCTCCAAGCAGAACGTGCTGTATGCGCCGACCAAGAACACGACGTTGTTCGGTCAGCTCTCCCCGGAAGAAGAGAAAAAAGCCGAGGAGCTCACGATATCCGACCGCAAGATCATCGAAAGCGTGCAGGACGAACCGGACCCGAAAAAAAGAGAAGGCGCAGTCCGCGCCGCCGTCAAGGTGAAAGCGGGCCGCGACGCTTCCAAAGAAGCGGTGAACAAAGACGCCGCACGGGTTCTGAAAAAGCTCGACACGATGGAGAACGAGTATTTCAAGTGGTGGGAATTGGTCATCGCCGTCGGGGTCGCGACGGGCGGCTACTTCCTCCCGCTGTGGATGATCGAGTTTCGCAGACGGATGCGCGAGATGGACATGCAGAACGAGGTCGATCAGTTCCATACGATCATCGCGATGCTTTCGGAAATCGAGCGCATCTCCGTCGAGAACATCTTGGAATGGATGGAGCGCTTCGCCGTCATCTTCCGTCAACCGCTCCAAGTCTGCCTCATGGACTACGAGGCCGGGGGAGAAAAAGCGATGGAGCAGCTCAAGGAAGACGCGCCGTTCGTGCCGTTTGTCCGCACGGTTGAGCGTCTGCTCGTCGCCGTGGAGAAAATTCCGATTCGCCAAGCGTTCGACGATCTCGAAACCGAACGGGTGTATTACCAAGAGCAACGCAAGGAGCAGTACGAGCGCATCATCAACGAGAAAGCAAGTTGGGGTAAAATGATCGGGTTTGTTCCGATGTATGCGCTGGTGTTCCTGTATCTCGTCATTCCGCTCATTCTGATGTCGATGAACCAGATGAGCACGTATTTCAACCAGATCCAGACGATTCAGTGAGGAGGCTTTTACCAGATGGGAAACGCACAGAAAGCTTTGGTCATGGCGGCGGGGATTTTTCTCGCAATTGCCCTGATTACCATCGCTGTGGTGATGTTCATTTCGGCACAAGAAGCGACGAAGACCGCGCAGGATAACTTCTCCGGGATTCAGAATGAGCTGTCGAGCACGTCGTTTAACGTGTACGACAACACGATTGTCTCGGGGTCGCAGGTTGTGAATGCTCTGCGCAAATATGACAACCGTCAAGAGTTCGGCATCCAAGTAATCGTAGGCACTGACCGTCCGTCGGGTGCTTGGTACGGAGATGTGGTTTCATCCACCGGTAATATTGCGACAACGGACCATGCGTCGCAAGCTACGGAGTCCGCAAACACGTACGGTGGCCGTATTCACAATTCCTACTACTACACTCGCCCAGTAGAAGCGGAGGCAATTGAATCCCGACATTACGTCAACCCGGCAGGTCGTTTCCAAGCTATTGTCGTTCGCGACACATCCAATGTCGTCAAAGGCCTTGTGTTCACCCAGCAAGACTAGATCATGGGCAGCACAACACGAAAAATGCTCTACATGAGTGTCGCGATGATCTTGTTCATATCGGCGCTTTCGATGGGCTACACCTTGTTCACCAGCACGGCTGATGCGTTGGATCAGACGTATCAAACGAACCAAGGGCTTGACCGCAATCAAACGACTACATTAAAAGAGACTTCGAAAACGGACACCGTCCTTGGGTCGGTCGTCGTCCAAAATATCTATCACAATCATGACTTGGGGATTCCCGTCTACGTCGACGGCGTAGACCGCTCCGACCCCGACACGGTTGGGACGATCAACGTACAGGCGAAGTTCAACGTGACCTTCATTCGGGACACCCAAGGCCATCTCACCAGCATTCGTTACACCACGACACCGTAGAGGAGGATGGTCGATGAACTCAATATCCAAAGTGTTCGCTTTGATCCTCGCCGTCCTGCTCCTCTACTTCTACCCGATGTCAGAAGGGTTTGAACGCCAAGACGACATCTCGTACATGGTCGCCCTGAAAGCGGTCACCACTTTCACCGACTCCGTTCGCAACAAAGGCTACATCTCTCCGCAGATGTACAACGACTTTTTCACCGAGTTGCAGACGACGGGGAACACGTTCGATGTGAAGATGGAGCACCAGCACAAGCGGTACGATCCGACGATCCCGGACCCGAGCAATCCGACGCAGGACAAGTACGTGATCAACTACGACGAGTTTTACACCCAGCAGATCATGGACCTGATGTTCCCGGACAACACCACAGGGATCGACGACCCGAGCCGCCGCTATGAAATGCAGGCTGGAGATTACTTCAAAGTCACGGTCGTCAACACGAACAAAACAGCGGCAACGCTGATGCGGGACTTTTTGAACAATGGAAGCTCCGATACAGAGAAAATTGTCATCCCATACGGGGGCATGGTTCTCAACGAAGATTATTAGACAGAGAAAACTAGGGAAAAAAGGGGATACACCTACATGGGAAACGCTCAGAAAGCTTTGGTCATGGCTGCCGGCATCTTTCTCGCAATCGCACTGATCACCATCGCGGTCGTGATGTTCATCTCAGCCCAAGAAGCGACCAAGTCGGCACAAGAGAACTTCTCCGGTATTCAGCGTGAGTTGTCCAGCACGTCGTTCAACGTGTACGACGGCACGACGATTTCCGGCTCGCAGGTTGTCAACGCCTTGCGCAAATTCAGCCAACAAAAGCAATTCGGGGTATTGGTCATCACAGGGCGTAATAAAATTGCGACGACACCTGTTTCCGGAGGTACTTGGTACAACGGAGTGGTGAATGAATCGACGGGAATCGTTTCGTACGATTCGACTCTTCCGGCATCATCTTCGAATGTGGTTCCAACCAGTGGGTACAGTCAACTCGCGGACTCGACCACGCAAAGTGCCACTACGTACATCAACCCGGCTGGTCGTTTCAATGCTTCGATCATTCGAGACGACTCGAACGTGATTCACGGCCTGAAGTTCGTTCAGCAATAATCCTGACGCCAAACAATCTGTCGCTCCCTCACGCGAGGGGGCCACAGATTTTTTTAGGGACAAAACGAGAGGGGAGTGACGCACCGCCATGAAGATCACGAACTTTGCCATCATCGCCGTGCTGCTCCTGCTGCCGTTCTTCGTCTTCAACGGCTGGCACGTCACTGCACAAAAAGCGTCGCTCAACCTCGAAACGCGCTACAACGCCGCCATCACCTCGGCGGTGCAAGACGGGGCAAAAGCGCTGACGTTCAACGAGAAACAAGAGTTCGAATCAGGCTACGGCTCATTAAAAAAATACCGTGCCAACAAGGAGGCGGCGGTCGACGCTTTTTTGCACTCGCTGTACCTGAGCTTTGACGCGGAGGATGAAGCGACGCAAGGAACGCTGATGAGCTACATCCCCGCCCTGATGGTGATTGATTTTGACGGCTACTACTTGTACTCGCCGCAGC encodes the following:
- a CDS encoding ABC transporter permease, which translates into the protein MGNAQKALVMAAGIFLAIALITIAVVMFISAQEATKSAQENFSGIQRELSSTSFNVYDGTTISGSQVVNALRKFSQQKQFGVLVITGRNKIATTPVSGGTWYNGVVNESTGIVSYDSTLPASSSNVVPTSGYSQLADSTTQSATTYINPAGRFNASIIRDDSNVIHGLKFVQQ
- a CDS encoding ATPase, T2SS/T4P/T4SS family encodes the protein MSYFWINLLLIIAVLLLVGVFVFFKLTDKKDLPDKKVTDERKYNLDALTEYVKRTLHEMTNSNLYDLGLSAEEFRRRKNKRAELKKALKGCTSGDINDKNYVKFFIFDLLLKTYGLNDLNINLVIPFEDRQRLSPQDKFEILLYHFKKKHGYNALAELIKKYDLDSTKHVIEEGKTPSYIITAQEIELIFKKEVRRLLFEDKLHIIVQRIYQTYKGFSVIDEIRDMNIDGISGGVSGLPASFIQQTGEFELYAKQMKKPVPKSHDSIWLFYRGKSIHLQCISFGSELELKRVCQNIYKYNNPGQLSESNGFKVNEMKDGSRVVVVRPNFAESWAFFVRKFDVPNASLEQLIRDPGAELPITLIQYLVKGCRITSVTGSQGSGKTTLLMAMVRYINAAFNIRVQEMAFELHLRKIYHDRNILSFRETDTISGQAGLDVQKKTDGTVNILGEVATDPVAAWMIQMSQVASLFTLFTHHAKTFRDLVFSLRNSLLKTGMFNNETIAEQQVISVINFDIHLKRDFDGKRYIERITECVPLDYQHLPYPEDFKAANTLEEKLDRFMSTATEYFKRTTDRQWFESRNLVEFRNGEYVAVHPLSDRNLHEMCEHMSAEDEQAFRDFLQANWGATPLES
- a CDS encoding ABC transporter permease, with translation MGNAQKALVMAAGIFLAIALITIAVVMFISAQEATKTAQDNFSGIQNELSSTSFNVYDNTIVSGSQVVNALRKYDNRQEFGIQVIVGTDRPSGAWYGDVVSSTGNIATTDHASQATESANTYGGRIHNSYYYTRPVEAEAIESRHYVNPAGRFQAIVVRDTSNVVKGLVFTQQD
- a CDS encoding chromosome partitioning protein ParA codes for the protein MGQVAFWGNAHGQVATTANVVASATIIGLEYALRTLVAHTHWSRSTLESAFLKYFTGREDSLITFNDTGLDALERLARSGRLTPEIIQDYTNPILKDRLDLLTGTTKPDEAMFESIHEVIQGIFYAAKQFYNLTLLDLNSGQQNQLSMTMLQGSDLIVVNLNQNINLLERFFSKEDWPEILNEKPFIVVLGSYDPQSKYSAQNIARRFRYKDPIYTVPYCTDFLDALNDRKVLDFFLRNRSVTKLHDNYFFMQEIRRLARAIVDHLGLNLEMDA
- a CDS encoding SAF domain-containing protein, translating into MSVLRQRTSQRTKKLLIAGGIGALGMAVLSSGVFVSVMIHNSNVSKERDAEYQKQIEESQQLLEKEKQTKKKVYVAGKDLEVGTSINAGDLIAVDVPNDAVPEDTITESNGAAGKYSKITIKKNTPLTKAMLYEEGVTPDDIRSQEFRLIQLPSDLKQNQFLDVRIKFPTGQDYIVLSKKKVKNLLEGTIWFDMDEREIQTFSSAIVDAFQNGATIYGLSYVDPYVQNRSMVDYPVNAMVRTRIQADPNILSIAKSRLEETARLNLEANLKVQGGAGAALTAINFNAPSPNSSLYPGAGSASKPSGGSGATSPSTGSGNSANNSQNANKPAVAAPGSTLQNQSGDAQKSIFENNVDHVVSP